The nucleotide window tactatgacaaacacgtatcatcacggaagtgtatttttttgtagtgtaagcacttgagcaagtagaccacattaagcaacatctcatccccttttaatagtattggctttcctatggactcaatgtgatcttggatcactaaaatataaatggtgagtcttgagcttttgccaatgcATGTCCTAgacatcttgaaggggttccacatcctcttgtccttTCTACGCcattgttgaacttgtctgaaataAACTAGATAaaagcattagtccaacaagagatatgttgactttaattaccaaaatcacccagggagcacttgtgctttcaccgGGGCATGCCTGGGGGCCGTCATGGCAGCCCTGGCGAGAGCCAACGTTGTCTCGCCGAACATCGTCGGGGCAGACCCGACGGTCACGGTAGCCCTGTTGAGCGCTGTGCCCGAGGCAGTACCGGCCATTCCCGATGTCAAGTCTGCCCCAGCCTCGATCGATCAAGGTGTGTAGGTCATCTACTTGGCGGCCTCTGCTCCCACTGAGCCCATGATCGACATGCTGATGGACGATAACTGTTGTGTGTGCTGGGACAGCGTCAAGTGCACAATGTAGCTCTTTTGTGCGCGCACGGTTCATTATATTCTTCTAAATtagcaatatatatatatgtgtgtgtgtgtgtaaatTATGTGGGGCACCTAGGTGTCTGGGCACCTAAGTCCCCCGATAGCAAGTCATATTTGTAGTGCATGACTTTCCAAATTTTGTTTGCATGCGCTACAAGCATCAATGGACAATAATTGCTTTCCGGAAAAAATAATATACTACCGGTTTCCTAGTATGATTCCTTTCCAAACAAAAAGGGTATGTATATACAATCCTATTACTTAAGGTATCCAATACGATAAATAATACGAAACGTCGCCCTAATGGTTCATACGTATATTATGgatgtttttatgcatttttCTAAAGTCTTACTTTTCAAGGTATGTAGTATTTAAAAAAATAAGACCGGGTCAGACTTTTTAATGGCTAATATTTCTATACAAATTAAGGTGACCAAATAATATAAAATATGATCCTAATTAATTTTTTTACTTGTAGGAATATATGATGCATGCTGATACCCACACATGATTTTTTCCAACGTACATATATCCACTGACGATTATTTTTATTTTAAGGAATGTTTGTTACATATGCCCACACATGATTTTATGTATTTATTGTATTGAGGTATATACTCATAAATTTAATGACAAGGTATATAAATACGATGAGTATGCACATACAAAAAAATATTGAGTACTCTAGGGTATATACATACACAAAAATCTAATCAATACGTACTAAGTGAATCCAGACGTGCCTAATCTAATGGGTATGTATTAAATACTCTGGGTATATACATACACAAAAATCTAGTGTGTTACATACTAAATATTCTGGGTGTATACATACTAAAAAATCAATGAGTGTGTAATAAATAAATGAATCCGTACATACCTAATTTAATTGATACGCACTAAATATTCTGTGTATATACATAGATAAAATCTATTGTGTACGTACTAAATATTCTGGGTATATACGTACAAAAATTTATCAGGTACATACTAAACAAATGAAATCATATATACATATTAAATATTATAGGTATATACATAAAGAAATTTAACGGGTACATACAAAACAGATGAATTTATATATACCAAATTTATAGTATTTTTTCCTTCTAAAGATATGTTACCATGCATGGCGTGCTTAATGACATTCATTTATGATATGCATCGTAATTATTTCAGAATTGGCAATTAGTAATGGATTGATCTGTTGTCTTCTATACCTATCACAATAATACGCATCTAAATGCAATCAAACGGCGGAAATGCAAGGAGCATGTGCACCTAGGTGTCCCATACAGCCGGtctattctgctaatattagcagaatagttattctgataacacttccgcacTGCACGCTCAATGTGAGAGCACTGCACTTTCAGTAGCAAAGGTACTGCAATACAGAGACTAGTGAACTTCGTGTCGGAAAAAACTGCACGTAGTGTTTCTCGGTACCTTTTTCgctctaattttttaaccgtttatcGGAACAACGTGTGCAATATACCGTTGAGAAGCTATGGATTATGCGCAACttcgccatgttgaacactttACGAGCTTCATCATGGTTCAAGAGCAGTTTCAAAAACGGTGCGACGCACGACGACTGGCAATGAGcgtttttttgcattttttttctAAACCGCTCATTGGAATGAAGCAAATGACACACCGTTGGAAAGATATCATCGAGGCACATCTTTTTCATATCTATTATTTTCTTTAATTtgttacggtttaagagcagttttaaatTTAGTAAATCGTGATATTGTGTTTTTTCGAATTTTTTACAATTTTCTGTACTGTTTTCGCTCCAATTTTTGAAAAGTTTGTCGAAACGAAGCGTACGATACGCCGTTGGAAAGCTACGGACAAGACGAAGTTTTCATATGTTGAAATGTTTTTGAGATTCCTTACGATTtttagttaattttgaaaattGTGCAGCTGACGATGAGAGGCAGCGGCCGTTTTTCGCAAAAATTTTACAAACCGCTTTGTCAAAACGATTCAAATTATACGCCATTGGGTAGATATTGATGAGACACAACCTTTTCATATAGAACAATCTCTCCGAttccttacggtttaagagcaaTTCTGATTTTAACGAAATGCGGACACTTTATTTTTTTGGTGCCCCAAAATCGTCATGTGTACTGCATCAGACAAAAAACCGCACTGCTTTAGACAAAAACCGCACTTCATCAGACGAACAAGTGCActgcatgatttattttttgtgGGACGTAAATTTTCCCAAACGAGGTAGCAAACCGCATTGCTTTAGACCAAAAACCGTACTTCATCAGATGGACAAGTGCACTGCATGATTTCTTTTTTGTGCTACGTAAATTTTCCCAAACGAGGTGAAGTGCACTTCATTTCAAGCGTTGGTGAACCGCAATACTATGAAAAGTGAACCTCATCAAACGGACAAGTGCACTGCATGATTTCTTTTTTGTGGGACGTAAATTTTTATGTGTCGTTTTGATAACATTTTTCTGTATTACAATATGAACAGCATCACACGGCCGTCCGCACTACTTCAGATTGGAAACCGCACTGCATCCGACGGGCAAAGCAGACTGCATGATTTTTTGGGTCCTTTTTTCTAACTTTTTTATGGATGAAAATAGACCACAAATACAAGGGCAAGTGAACATTAAAGGAAAATTGAACTGCATTCATTTTTTACAGTTTTGACACAGGGACGAATACAAAAGAACTGCACCATACCCTACAAACAAGCCCATACCTTTTTTGGTATAACCAAGTGAACCGCAAGTCATCGGGCAAAATTACAAACTGATTTAATGGTTGGGGGTAAACTTGAACAAAAATATGAAAATATCACTGGACCGTACGCGCAAGCGCACTGCAACCACATGAGATGAATTGTACATCCCAAATCTGCAAAAAAAATCCTTCTCTATAGATAAATATACAAACACATTAGCTGAACTACACGGGGCAGCCAACTACTAAAATGCACACACAATGGCACCAGAtgcaaaacaagacatgttgtcGAACCGCTGCCGAACTGCACCATGCGAAATGCCGCATCGTGTGCCTGCAGAAACTGAGCTGCACAGGACGAGCTGACGAACCGCTGTCGAAACTGCACGCCGACGGATTACAAGAACCTTCTGTGCACACCCGAGTAAAATGCATGACGCGCGCAACCATACCGGAGTGACACATGGCCGAAACCAAACTACACGCCCGTCGTCCTCTCAGGTGCCTGCGTACTGCACCGACGACCCAACCGAGCTGCAATGAAGAAGCAACCTGCACTGCTCAACATCAGGTGGGAACAACAATTAACGAACACTGAAGAATGTGAAAGTCATAGGAAGAGGACCACCAGAGTCCAGTAGTGGCGTCACAGGCCATGGTGGGCTATGGATTGCTCTTGGCCGGTTGCAGTTTGTCCTGGCGTCCCTGAGGCAGCCCGTGCGGGGCGCATGTGTTGGAGGAATGCAGGTCCAATGAAGCACGTGGGACATGGGGATCTCACCGCGGGGCACGTTTGGACGATGCTGGCGGGAGGAAACAACAACAAACTTGGGGCGGTCATTGGAGAAGGGAGAGTGGAGAGGACCGGCAGTCCGGCGACCGGTGGTGAAAGCGGCGGCATCAGGGAGGACCTATAGCTTACTGATGCGCGCAGGCAGCATGCCCCTACCCCTAGTCACGGCCAGATCTGAGGCCAACAGGGGAGGGTGCCCATGTCCAGATCTCGCCGGGAGGGGAACCGCGCCATCTCCATGGCAGATGCAGATCCGGGAAACAGTGGGGGGGGAGGTTAGGGAAGGGAAGGCACGGAACTTGTGCTCGCCGGCGTTAGGAGGCAGTACCGAGAGGGGTGGGGCGGGGGGCGGCCCGCGGGGGGGAGGGGCGACGCGCCACGGGGAGAAGGAGGTATGGGCGCTCCGAGAGGAAAAAGGACAGGGCGGGACGGCCGGCAAGGAGGTGCGGTTGGAGATgagaggcggcgggccggcacgAGCCCTGGCTGGTGACGGGGTGGGAAGGCAGGTGGTGCGGCAGCCGGGTGAGGAGGCAGGTGGTGCGGCGGCGAGCTGGGTGGGGGAAGTTGCGGAGATTGGATGGAGCATGAGAGAAAGGAGTGGGTGGGTTCGAGAGGATAGGGTCGGGATGAGTGGGTTTTTTTTTACTATGCAgtttggatatatatatatatatatatatatatatatatatatatatatatatatatcgacCCACCCCGTAGCTACAAACTAACTACACAACTCAATTGATTTCTTCATCCATGGCAAATATGTCAATTGTATGTGCTGGCATGTCTGTATATTATCTGAATTTGCAATATGGATAATCAATATACAAATGCCTTCTGGATATTGGTGTTGATCGCCACGTCGAAAACATGGACATCCTCTACTCTATCGCTCTATCGGGCACAGGTTTAAACTCAATGAACTGTATACGATACTACtactttccatgaaaatttaAGAACTTGGCTAACGGCATTTGAGTAACAAATATATAGTGGTTACACTATTCGACAAAAGGAGGATCTTCGTAAcacggttttgacaaccatatgatccatatctacatacttaacatagtaacaactatcacattttaagaggctgagggccaacaaccatatggtccatatctacatacttaaccgAGTAACAGCTAacacattttaagaggctgaggGCCAACAACCATAACTATCCGTTGAAAGCAGCTTGATCACGGCGACTCGGCATCTTGTCAATGAAAAGGAAGCACCCTCATGTGCCTTGGTAGAGCATGAGTAGAACAGTGTCTCCAATTTTTcaatatggatgcattgccacgacaagcgagaacttgttaatttgaatggttccatttctGCAGGAAATGCAGTACCTTACAATCACTTTGGCGTTATTAGCAGGCACAAGTGTAATCCGGCCACGCCAGAAAATCGATCCAGGAACAGCTGCAGGGGCAATTTCTGTTGAAATGTAGAATAAAAACAAATTGTAACATATcgttgaagatatatatagtttatgagcatcaacatAAAAATAAGACTTTGTACCAGCGTTTTGTGCACACATTTGGTCTTGTTCAATATGTGCACCATAGGTAtaattaatcccatccaaaatATAGCGTTCGTACGATGTGCTATCTCTCTCAGATTATCAACAAATTTTATGAGATGCTTCAAGTCTTCCTAGTAAAATTTTATACGCTGAGTAACATACATATCATTAactatgcatccaacatatcctgcttaaaaggtggaaaggtattatttattcagaacatggGAGAAGAATCTATAGTGCGCATAAATTGGTAAATAGAATTTGTTACTGCCTAGGAACGGAGTCAGAAAATGAAATCACAATTGGTTGTTTAAATAGTGATCAATTAGTCGGAACAAATACCCTGATTTTGTTAAGTAATATTCCAGCATGGAGAAAGTTGAAAGAACACATATAGAGATAAGATTATCAAGAGTAAACCGATGAGTAGAGACAAGATTTTTTGATGTTTCTGGCACATGTAGGATTTTATTTAGATGAAATTTTTTCACGGGGGTTTTGACAATTGAACGACCAACATGAGTAATTTTCATAACAGAGTCGCTTGCGGTGTGCACTTGGTCATCGTCGTGGTACTTGTCTCTGATCGTCAACTTGTCTAGCTCATTTGTGATGTGATTTTTGGTGCCAGCATCCGCGTACCAATTGGTGTTGATGTCGTAGGAGTCAGTGAGAGCATTGGCTCCCTTCTCATACTCATCTTCATAGTAGTGATGCCAACATTAACGGGCACCCCCTGCACGGTGTTTGAAGCAGATTTGACATTCACGCACATCATGAGATGGTTGTTGACACTGCTGCTGTTGTGGACGTCCTCGATAGCTGTCACCACCGTTACCAGTAGAGGGAGAGACGTGTCTTCCTTAGCCGCGCCCCTGGTTTTGTGCTAGTCGCAGTGTCTGTACACCGCATTGGCAGAAGAGTTGAAGCCGCCTTCAGCCCCATCGCCCAGCATCTCCATCCGCTAGTCGAAGGTAGCGATCGGGGCAAAGAGTTCATCGATGGTGATGGAGGACTTGACAGCGCCGATTGATGCCATGACAGGGCCGTAGTTGCGGTCAAGTATGGCGAGCACATAGTCCACCATCTCGCGATCAGAGACCGGATGGCCTACTGCCGTGAGCTCATCTCCAAGGCTCTTCATCTTGGCAATGTAGGAGGTGTTGCGCATGGTGCCTTTCTTCATGGTTGCGATGGAAATTCTCAAATTTATGATTCAAGATTGGGACTATGAGGCAAAGAGTGTGGTGATAGCAGTCCATAGATCGAAGGTGTTTTCCTTACCGATCACTTGCGCAAGGACCTCCTTTGAGACAGAGTTTACCAAATAGCTAAGGAATTGTTGGTGCTTCGACAGCCACGGCGAATACAACGGGCTTCGAACCACAGTCATGGTtgcccgactgctgctgctgctgctccactATTGTAGGGAGCGCGGCGTCGGTTCCATCTAGGAGGCCAGTGACCTACGAGGATCCTGGGCCTTTCACGGGAGGAATTTCCCCCTCGATAGTTTCgtggtcggcggagatccaaggtTGAGGACAATGGCTACCGAGGTGGAAGACATGGCGATTGGTGGATATGCTTTTCTAGTAGCTAGATCGATGGGAAGAGGATGGCTTTGTATACCATGTCAGATGGAAGCGTTTACTCTCCATGGAGAGCCATGTGATGTTTATTTATCTGAGGCAAAACAACCTTATCGTGGCTTACAAGATAGATTTGGTGGTTATAGGAGATAgctacaggagagagagagagagggggggggaggaggagggagaaaGAGAGGGGAAGAGGAGAGGGAGGAGATAAGCATGTAGTTTAACAGTTTTGTAACAAACCCAAGGTCAAGTGGAATAGAAGTTGTTCCTTCTAAAGAAACATAACATCCCAATGTTAAGTGGAATACAAGTCGTTCCTTCTAAAAAAACAACGTGTCAAGCACTGGTGAAGATGAAGATGTTAAGGATGATCTGCACAATCCTTACACAGTCCTCTATCTGAATCAAGCATGAAGATTAATATACGGCCAGTGATCCGATTAAGttatgcccccccccccccagacACACCCAAAGTTTTAGCGCTCGTTCTTTGCCATGAAACTCATGGCGACACTTGTTAGAAAGGATAGCAAAACATTATGTTGACGATGGTCATTCTAGTAACAACTGCAGCATGGAACAACAAAAGGATAATAACCAGATGCCATAATTCATACTCCCTCAATGCTAGATAGACCCGTTTGAGCGTCAACTAATTCCGGACGGAGGAAGTACTTGATAAATAACTTCTACAGGAGTGAGGGTAACAACAAAGGAGCACTGAGCTGTGCCAAGTAAACACAACTCCAACAACTACCACGATAATACACACCACAAACAATAAAAATATTTGTTTATTCCCACCACAACTCCAACAGCTAGCTCGATAAAAATGTGATAAATAAATTCTAATCATCGTACACCATAGATGTATCTCAGCCTAGCTTCCTCAGCTGCCACCTGTAATAAACAGAAAGATAATAAGACGACATCCAAGTGACGACTGGTTTTACTAAGATCAAAGTTTTAGTATGTACATTTTCCTTAGAGCCTGTCCACGTGTTAGGACGGCTTCTGCGCCCACCAAATGGCAAATGTACGTTCAAGTGACCACCAGAATATGCATCGGCCTTGCTGGGGTGCTTCATATCAATAATTCCATGATTTATGCAACCATAGCAGTGGCCTTCATTAAAAAAGATCAAAACAGACAACTGTCATACCTCCATCATATCATTGGGTGAGGGTAAAACTTCTCAAGATGCAAGTTAAGACAACAATGAATTTTGCTTTCTGAATTCAAACAAGAGTGGAAAAGGACAGGATGCACAATTTTGCCTGTTGTTGAACAGACTGAATAGCCAGTTTTTCTGGCTTCTGTCGATACTTACCATTTTCATTGGATTCAATCTTGCAGAAACAGTTGGCCACCAATGCATTGTCTTTCCCCTTTGTCACTTCAGCAAAGAAAAGATTCTCAATTCCATCTTTAGTCTTTGTAGTGAAATTGAAATGCTTGTACCACTTATAGTCTTCATAAATTGGTTGATAGTGCAAGAAATCCTTGAATTCATATGCAAGATCCTAAAAGAATGGGGTGGATCAGCAATCATTACATTTAAGGAAACAGGACATAAcgataagagagagagagagagagagagagagagataccCCAACAAGATTGTGATCCTCATTATACTTGTCCAGTAAAGCTTGAAGCATTAAACTCATTTGCTCACGGGTATACTCCACTACGTGCTCGTCTGAACATTTCCTTGTTCTGCCATCAGGCCAGTAAAGAGCCTTCTTTATAATGATTTCATCCCCAGCTTGCTCGTTCCACCTACAAGTGTATCATTAGGTTCTGGAAAAAGTATTTACTTGTTATAGTTAAAAGATACACATCTTCATTTTCAGATCCTAATCACTAGTGTTTTGTAACAAAGGAAGCACCGCTGGATGGGTGTCCCAAGCTAAAAGCTAACTAATTGTACAAGATACAATTCAGATGATAGTATACCTACAATAAAAAAAGCAGCAGCCCGAACATGTACTTTGTTAATTTTGAGCTGTGCTTGCGAAATATGCTCTAGTTCAAACTGTTGAGTTAATTTAAGGAATTCCACAACAGGAACTTGAAGAGAAGACCAAATGTAGGGTAGCATTTCTGTGATCAACTTGACAGCTCTTATACGGTCTTATCACAGgggaaataataaaaataatcAAGTGCAGATGCAAGTATGCAAACAGGAAGAAACTGAGAAGGAGAAGACATGGAAGAAATTGAGAAACCATACAGTGTTTTATGCCGCTTGTCATGAAGATAGCGCTCAATAGCCTTTTCAACTTCCTGTAAGCTCTTGAATGGTCCACCGAGATGAGGGTATGTGTGGAAAGATCCTGAACGATCGATCCTGATGTAAATACTAAAATACCAATCAGGAGGTCTGTTGACATAAATGGTTGGCTTTGGTGGCGGGGTCTCAGCTACAGCCTGTGGGGAGGCTGAGGAAGTGGCAGTGTCCTTGGATGTTGTAGCGCCGAGCAATTTGGTCAAGTACGAGACAGACGGTTGAGGCTGCGTCAGTGCGGATGAAGGCCCGGCCACATGATCCTGGCACCTGAATTAAGTAAATCGATGAGTAGAAGTTTCTTCTTCTGTTTTATAAAGAAGACTAAGAAAAACAGAGCCGCAGAGTGCGGAACATTGCAAGAGCAGCATTGTATTCTTATGGTGACTAGAAGTAATAGCGATTCAGATATGCATAGGAGCTGAGTGAACAAttcatatcatcatcatcatcatcaccgtgcAATGGACAAGGTTTGACAGAAGAATGATGTTAGTTTTTTGCTGATTTCTGTACAAGTTGATAATTTTAATTTGTTGTTGCAACCATCAGACAAAGTAAATTAGATCCACCTCCCTAGCTAGGCAAACGATAAACTAGATTTCTATCCACGCCCTGTCTGCTGATTAGATATATAAACATAAAACGAAAGATAGCGCGCATACGGGTTGGGGGCGCGGGAGGGGACATAAAGTTGGGCGGGGACGGCGCTGCCGCGCGAGGAGCCAGACGGCTGGGCGGAGGTGGTGTCGGAGCAGGAGCAggggccgccgccgccacgcccaTCGCGAGACAGGCAGGTTCGGCAGTAGGGCCGGGAGGAGTCCGCCGCAGCACGGGCCTGagccgctgctgccgccgccaACGCGACTGAGCGATCCTCCTCATGTGTCCTGGGATTCGGCACGTCGCCGCCGCGTTTGCTTTTGCGTCGTCCTCCCATCAACGACGAGCTAAGAGAGAATCCTCAAACCTTCAAATCCTTAAAAGCAGTTTCAAATGTTGAGAAGTGCCAGTTTTAACACTTTTAAGGGTTGAAAAATAAAGATAAAAATTAGAATTCTTAAACCCAACCTTCAGAGTTTAAGGGTTCTAGTCTTTGCCTTAACCTCAACCTTTAAATCTATTCTTTCACATATCACACATTCCATCACATTTTATCATATGGCATATCATAAATTCCATCATATTTGACATAAAACAATAATCATTCTATTTATTATTacaccaccaaataaaacaataATCATTCAAATTATTACAACAATGTTTGAGCAAATTACAATAATTGTTCGAATCAAATAGGACATAGAAAAGTAAAACAAAGATACATCATGGGCCAATGCGCCGCCCATCCAACTGCCAGTGGTGCTCTACTAGATCATCTCAGAGCCGACCATGAGTGGTTGCATCCTTAATCTCACGATGTGCTTGAAGAAAAGCGTGTATGTGAGAAGGGTTTCTTTCCTGTTGCACACGAGTACTAACAATGTCATAGAAACAAGGGAGGTTTAACCCGCATTGCCGCCGATATCTTTTGATATGCACTAAACCTCATGATACCAGCGGCGGATCTACGACGTTTAAAGTAATCGGAGGCAGCCTCACAATCGGTGACAATCTTCACAAACAAACTACGACGCATTCAGTACCTTCCGTGAAAGAGACGAGGAGGGTATGTAAGTACCTCCGCGAAGTAGTCTAGCATCAAATGcttgttgtgacgccccgagaccgttgtgacaggtgtctttcagttattcgccgtcgttgccatgtcatttgcttgggTGTTGCttttcatcattgcatcatgtcatcatgtcataaatcttttgcatctcaactaaataaattgtgtggatctttgatccatttaaatcgagagaagagtgacttctctttataacatatcctctcaatattagggagctataataaatattccattcttttgAAATTAaacataacacacttgcaaatattcCCCATGACTTTTCTGCTTCAAGTTTGCTCCTCAAACTTTGAAATAATTTTTTTCATCTTTTCCTGAGCTCCACCAAAGATCTTAACATTTTTAGGCACTTCAAAAACCTGTCCTAGTTCAAACCTTTTGttttaaattcaaaaaaattgaaTTTATTCTTTCAATCTTGGTCATTCCTAATTTCTTGGATCAACATGTTTTTGTGTGAGTCCAAGAAATTTAACCTCGTGCCCAAATTCTTTCTCTAACCTTCCCTTCTATCTTTTCCTTTCTCTTATTTTTCTCTGTTAAAAAAAAGagtaggggagagggagaagagagtCCAGCCCAGCTGGGCCTCTAACGGGCCCAACCTTCCCCTCAGCCAACTAGGCCTCCTACCTGCAACCAGGCCGGCCCATTTGCGTCAAGCCCAGCCCAGCGCCTATCTAACCCTAGCACGCCCGAACACTCCATCTCCTCAATCGCTCTCTCCCTCGTCTCCCTCCAGGCCGCCGCATCTCCCCTCGACCCGATCCCCCCCTCTCTCTCGATCTCCTCCCTCACGTCGCCAGCGAACGCCCTCGCTCAGCCCAGCCTCCTCACTAGCTCCCCATCCCTTCCTCCTGGCCAGCCGTGCCCCTCCATGGCGCTGCCTTGCTGCTCCCTCCGGCGAGCGCCGCGCCGTCTCCCTGCCTTGCCTGCTCTATCGGCGTCACCAACAGCAGCGGTCCGGCGCCCAAGCTCCTCCACCGCCCCGCCCGTTCCCGGCCGGATCCCGCCGGCAGGGCCTCGCGTCCCCGCTTCAGACGACCGTTGCTGCGTCATGACCTCAGCTCCACCTGCGAAGCCCGATGCCCCTTGGCGCGTCAGCTTCGACCCCGATCAGATGCGCCCGAGGAGCTCCCCGAGCGAGCTCGCCGGCGGCCCCTGCGTTCCACGTGACCTCCGCTGCCTGCCGGCCCCTTCTCCGCCTCGCCGTCGTTTTGCTGCAGGAGTCGAGATGTCGCCTCCTTCAGTTCGTCAGCCGACATCGCGGCCTCGACCTCCATGGATGGCCTCCTGTACTTCGAATGGGAGGAGAACCGCTGCGTTGACCGGATCGGTGCCGCTCCAGGCCACCCACTGTACAACTGCTTTGAGAGAACCCGGATACGTCAAGACCCGGGCCGACAAGTATCACGACGTCCGTCGATACGCAAGTCCCTTGAAGGTCCACCGATGCCTAGTACGATTACAGGACCGGAACGAAGTACCACGATGACCGTTGACATGTACCACTACACCGCAC belongs to Triticum urartu cultivar G1812 chromosome 7, Tu2.1, whole genome shotgun sequence and includes:
- the LOC125521219 gene encoding uncharacterized protein LOC125521219; amino-acid sequence: MGGRRKSKRGGDVPNPRTHEEDRSVALAAAAAAQARAAADSSRPYCRTCLSRDGRGGGGPCSCSDTTSAQPSGSSRGSAVPAQLYVPSRAPNPCQDHVAGPSSALTQPQPSVSYLTKLLGATTSKDTATSSASPQAVAETPPPKPTIYVNRPPDWYFSIYIRIDRSGSFHTYPHLGGPFKSLQEVEKAIERYLHDKRHKTLWNEQAGDEIIIKKALYWPDGRTRKCSDEHVVEYTREQMSLMLQALLDKYNEDHNLVGDLAYEFKDFLHYQPIYEDYKWYKHFNFTTKTKDGIENLFFAEVTKGKDNALVANCFCKIESNENGHCYGCINHGIIDMKHPSKADAYSGGHLNVHLPFGGRRSRPNTWTGSKENVAAEEARLRYIYGVR